The Pseudomonadota bacterium genome includes a window with the following:
- a CDS encoding alkaline phosphatase family protein, with translation MNDDPHAAQVRPDYQGAGIANLIQSIAQACGANPVPDLPPLSTPQPALDQNDHLVLLVVDGLGDEHLKGTDRAPCLQKQYGGRLTSVFPSTTASAIPTFLTGVPPQQHGLTGWHMYFSEIDRVIATLPLYRRGRGPLGTAPAQLPAKLFIHAPVFDRIHRHAYVVSPRKIVESPFNQYHSGRAKRIGYEGVDELFAALETVIKQAKGQSYTYAYFSEIDALAHDHGIASEQVAQRLGELDQAFGEFLERIEGSNATVVVTADHGFIDSPPERHIDLADHPQLTDTLARPLCGERRVAYCYVKPHQRRSFKDYIADELQPYLTVHSSADLIDAGWYGTGTPHPRLRERVGDYCLIMKDNWIVHDHVPGERPHDQLGVHGGTSPAEMYVPLLIARA, from the coding sequence ATGAATGATGACCCACATGCCGCCCAAGTGCGGCCCGATTATCAAGGCGCTGGCATCGCCAATCTGATCCAGTCCATCGCCCAGGCCTGCGGGGCCAATCCAGTACCGGACCTACCACCATTGAGCACGCCTCAACCGGCATTGGACCAAAACGACCATCTCGTTCTGCTCGTCGTCGATGGTTTGGGCGACGAGCACTTGAAAGGCACCGATCGCGCACCATGCCTGCAAAAACAGTATGGCGGCCGGCTAACCTCGGTCTTTCCTTCCACCACGGCCAGCGCCATACCGACGTTTCTCACAGGCGTACCGCCTCAACAACACGGATTGACGGGGTGGCATATGTATTTCTCGGAAATCGACCGGGTCATCGCCACCTTGCCGCTATACCGCCGTGGTCGTGGGCCCTTGGGCACCGCACCGGCCCAACTGCCGGCCAAACTGTTCATCCATGCCCCGGTGTTCGACCGAATCCATCGACACGCCTATGTGGTCTCGCCGCGAAAAATCGTCGAGTCGCCCTTTAATCAATATCATTCGGGCCGGGCCAAACGGATCGGATACGAAGGCGTCGATGAATTGTTCGCCGCCCTGGAAACCGTCATCAAGCAGGCGAAGGGCCAAAGCTATACCTACGCGTATTTCTCCGAAATCGACGCGTTGGCCCACGATCACGGCATTGCCAGTGAGCAAGTCGCTCAGCGTCTGGGGGAATTGGACCAAGCCTTTGGTGAGTTTTTGGAACGTATCGAGGGCTCAAACGCCACAGTCGTCGTCACCGCCGACCACGGTTTTATCGACTCCCCACCGGAGCGGCATATCGATCTGGCCGATCACCCCCAACTGACCGACACGCTCGCCCGTCCTTTGTGCGGCGAACGTCGCGTGGCTTACTGCTATGTGAAGCCGCACCAAAGACGAAGCTTCAAAGACTATATCGCCGACGAACTGCAACCCTATCTCACCGTTCACTCGAGCGCCGACCTGATAGACGCCGGCTGGTATGGCACGGGCACACCCCACCCCCGTCTGAGGGAACGTGTGGGCGACTATTGCCTGATCATGAAAGACAACTGGATCGTTCACGACCACGTGCCGGGGGAACGCCCACACGATCAACTGGGCGTTCACGGAGGAACCAGCCCTGCGGAGATGTACGTTCCGCTTCTCATCGCCCGCGCCTGA
- a CDS encoding hotdog fold domain-containing protein: MEETTAIRWFRRIQRIPFHNALIVFGLKLAAPYSANIRPRILKAEPCSMEIAMKKRRAVTNHMRTVHAVAMANLVELTASACVQMSIPRSARWIPSGLNIRYLKKARSDLRAVCRFDPPDWQTKQDIEIPVDVFDTEGDKVVAATLLMRIGPKL; encoded by the coding sequence ATGGAAGAAACGACCGCGATTCGCTGGTTCAGGCGAATTCAGAGAATTCCGTTTCATAACGCGCTGATCGTTTTCGGACTTAAGCTGGCCGCGCCCTATTCGGCGAACATTCGGCCACGGATTTTGAAGGCCGAGCCGTGCAGTATGGAAATCGCCATGAAAAAGCGGCGGGCTGTCACGAACCATATGCGTACGGTTCATGCGGTGGCCATGGCAAATCTGGTGGAACTCACAGCATCGGCGTGCGTGCAGATGAGCATTCCCCGCAGCGCCCGTTGGATACCCAGTGGACTGAATATCCGCTACTTGAAAAAAGCCCGTTCTGACCTGCGCGCGGTATGTCGGTTCGATCCCCCGGACTGGCAGACCAAACAAGACATCGAGATACCCGTGGACGTTTTTGATACCGAGGGCGACAAGGTGGTGGCCGCGACCTTGTTGATGCGGATCGGTCCTAAGCTCTGA
- a CDS encoding metallophosphoesterase family protein: MSSRIESAGPAGYAKHTGALICALCWMCWSVTGAAAPRGVHLSFSEDPMSSLTAVWFTDSRVDPGSQVQYGTPAGTECTVGDLMLSALGRSKRTPGVESLTHEVVIRDLPSGTDLCYRVGTPGDWSPVWRTHTAPAAPQGFRFVAFGDHGTSELSESTSAQVAAVEPDLVLLAGDVSYANGDQPIWDEYFDDHQSLYATVPLMTALGNHEHEDFRGIRAYRNRLALPGNEVFYSFDYSNVHFLVLDGGVKAFDPLGLISQIPIREWLFAVRDLRGAKQRKELGEIDFIVVMQHFPLYSNHATRGNELGLAAILEPLFAAFDVDMLITGHNHHYERSKPMQFGQPTTDELTDYLNPQGYIQVITGAAGRSLYDFKPEDQFALWSAAWARRYHFVQFDVDGPVMQVEAIATDEIGGVIDQWSLTR, from the coding sequence ATGAGTTCACGAATCGAATCCGCGGGTCCGGCGGGCTACGCCAAGCACACAGGGGCGCTGATTTGCGCGTTGTGTTGGATGTGCTGGAGTGTTACTGGGGCGGCGGCTCCTCGCGGAGTCCACTTGAGTTTCTCTGAAGACCCCATGTCCAGCCTGACGGCGGTTTGGTTCACCGACTCGCGGGTCGATCCGGGCTCGCAGGTCCAATACGGCACACCGGCGGGCACCGAATGCACCGTGGGTGATTTGATGCTCAGCGCCCTGGGTCGCAGCAAGCGAACTCCCGGGGTTGAGTCATTGACCCATGAGGTGGTGATCCGAGATCTGCCGTCGGGAACGGACCTGTGCTACCGCGTCGGTACGCCAGGGGATTGGTCGCCTGTGTGGCGAACACATACGGCACCGGCCGCTCCGCAAGGTTTTCGTTTCGTGGCATTCGGCGATCACGGCACTTCCGAGCTGAGTGAAAGCACCTCAGCCCAGGTGGCGGCGGTGGAGCCGGATTTGGTGCTGTTGGCAGGCGATGTGTCCTATGCCAATGGCGATCAGCCGATTTGGGACGAATATTTTGATGACCACCAATCGCTCTATGCCACCGTTCCGTTGATGACCGCCCTGGGCAACCACGAACACGAGGACTTCAGAGGTATTCGGGCGTACCGAAACCGATTGGCTTTGCCCGGCAACGAGGTGTTTTACAGTTTCGACTATTCCAACGTCCACTTTTTGGTGCTGGACGGCGGGGTGAAAGCATTCGATCCCCTGGGGCTGATCAGTCAGATCCCGATTAGGGAGTGGCTGTTTGCGGTTCGCGATTTGCGGGGTGCGAAACAGCGAAAAGAGCTTGGCGAGATCGACTTTATCGTTGTGATGCAACACTTCCCGCTTTATTCGAATCACGCCACGCGTGGCAACGAGCTGGGTTTGGCGGCCATTTTGGAGCCCCTATTCGCCGCCTTTGATGTGGATATGTTGATCACCGGGCACAATCATCACTACGAGCGTTCCAAGCCCATGCAATTCGGCCAGCCCACCACTGATGAATTGACGGACTACCTAAACCCTCAAGGTTACATCCAGGTGATCACCGGGGCCGCCGGACGCTCGTTGTATGACTTCAAGCCGGAGGACCAGTTCGCTCTTTGGTCTGCCGCCTGGGCACGCCGTTATCACTTCGTTCAGTTCGATGTGGACGGTCCCGTCATGCAGGTCGAGGCGATCGCCACCGACGAGATCGGCGGCGTGATCGACCAGTGGTCGCTGACCCGCTGA
- a CDS encoding SDR family NAD(P)-dependent oxidoreductase, which translates to MSEIRYDGQVAVVTGAGNGIGRAHAKLLAARGAKVIVNDLGGGVDGTGSSRSPAQQVVDEIRGDGGEAVPDFNTVATVDGAEAVVQTALDAYGRLDILVNNAGILRDKSFKNMSPEMFQAVIDVHLYGTVWICRAAWPVMYDTQQYGRIINTSSSSSLGNFGQTNYSAAKAGIIGFSRSLSVEGAKRNVKVNVLCPGGVTRMTEDLIGGFLQSQNISMDPEMVSPMVAYLAHRDCAYTGEIFAAAAGRYGRLFFGATPGYFNPQAAPEDVRDHIKQVMDPADYVLCRSAADEMQLMSKTKTGEPQPA; encoded by the coding sequence ATGTCCGAGATTCGATATGACGGCCAAGTGGCCGTCGTCACCGGTGCGGGTAACGGGATTGGTCGCGCCCACGCCAAATTGCTGGCAGCCCGGGGTGCCAAAGTCATCGTCAATGACCTTGGCGGTGGTGTGGATGGTACAGGAAGCTCGCGGTCGCCCGCGCAACAGGTCGTGGATGAAATTCGTGGCGATGGTGGTGAGGCCGTGCCGGATTTCAATACCGTGGCCACGGTCGATGGTGCCGAAGCGGTGGTACAGACTGCACTGGATGCCTACGGACGTCTGGATATCCTGGTCAACAACGCGGGTATCTTGCGCGACAAGTCCTTTAAGAACATGTCACCGGAGATGTTCCAGGCGGTGATTGACGTGCACTTGTACGGTACGGTCTGGATCTGCCGAGCGGCTTGGCCGGTGATGTATGACACCCAGCAATACGGCCGCATCATCAACACCAGCTCTTCGTCCAGTCTGGGCAACTTTGGTCAGACGAACTACAGTGCGGCCAAAGCCGGGATCATCGGTTTTTCCCGATCGCTGTCCGTGGAAGGCGCAAAACGAAACGTCAAAGTGAATGTTCTGTGTCCCGGCGGTGTGACCCGAATGACAGAAGATTTAATCGGCGGCTTCTTGCAAAGCCAGAACATCAGCATGGACCCCGAGATGGTCAGTCCAATGGTGGCTTACCTGGCCCATCGCGATTGCGCTTATACCGGCGAAATATTTGCCGCTGCCGCGGGGCGGTACGGTCGCCTGTTCTTCGGCGCGACACCCGGTTATTTCAATCCCCAGGCGGCGCCGGAGGATGTTCGGGATCACATCAAACAGGTCATGGACCCGGCAGACTACGTTTTGTGCCGCAGCGCGGCCGACGAAATGCAGCTCATGAGCAAGACGAAAACCGGTGAACCCCAACCGGCATAA
- a CDS encoding DUF1775 domain-containing protein: MHHHSPMSGAILAGALLAFVSGTAHGHAVFVEDTFVAGQTVEVGLRIAHGCEGSATRSVQVQMPNGPGVTPAAMRIKPRYTRQWLVRAQRGPVEPFESHGTLYFEDVTAIQWSLGLLPDAQYEVFQFRLTLPELPQGTDQITLEFPTVQQCIRGQNIWDNETVPNLTITAPEISEVDTLR, encoded by the coding sequence GTGCACCATCATTCGCCCATGAGCGGCGCAATTCTCGCCGGCGCATTGCTGGCGTTTGTTAGCGGTACGGCTCACGGCCACGCGGTATTCGTGGAAGACACGTTCGTCGCCGGCCAGACGGTGGAAGTGGGGCTGCGGATCGCCCATGGTTGTGAGGGCAGCGCCACCCGGAGCGTACAGGTACAAATGCCCAACGGACCGGGCGTGACACCGGCCGCCATGCGAATCAAACCCCGTTACACGCGGCAGTGGCTGGTCAGAGCGCAGCGCGGCCCGGTGGAGCCCTTCGAAAGCCACGGCACGCTCTATTTTGAAGATGTAACCGCCATCCAGTGGTCTCTGGGGTTGCTCCCCGACGCCCAGTACGAGGTGTTCCAATTCCGACTGACCCTGCCCGAGCTTCCGCAAGGAACTGACCAGATCACGCTGGAGTTCCCCACCGTTCAGCAGTGCATTCGCGGCCAAAACATCTGGGACAACGAAACAGTCCCCAACCTGACCATCACCGCCCCGGAAATCTCAGAGGTGGATACCCTGAGGTAG
- a CDS encoding transglutaminase family protein → MDAYLASTEFLDWDTPAVRDYAQAAVGDADSARERAVRLYYKVRDGIRYDPYRFRLHRGYFKASEIAQRDRDYCVPKAVLLAAAARAVGVPSRVGFADVRNHLATEKMRAMMQTDVFGWHGYAELCIDGQWFKVTPAFNLSLCEKAGVRPLEFDGLADAIFHEFDWEGRRHMEYLKDHGTFAEFPYEAMLKGMADVYPELMGPMASKLLAEFGGEDFEQAIAQEAQHPAGR, encoded by the coding sequence ATGGACGCATATTTGGCTTCCACAGAATTCTTAGACTGGGATACGCCGGCGGTGCGCGATTATGCCCAGGCGGCAGTCGGCGACGCCGACTCGGCCCGCGAGCGTGCGGTTCGGCTTTACTACAAGGTTCGGGACGGCATTCGCTACGATCCGTATCGTTTCCGTCTGCATCGCGGCTATTTCAAGGCCAGTGAAATCGCCCAGCGTGACCGGGACTATTGCGTTCCCAAAGCGGTTTTGTTGGCGGCCGCAGCGCGAGCGGTGGGGGTGCCCTCACGCGTCGGCTTCGCCGATGTGCGCAATCACCTGGCGACGGAGAAAATGCGCGCGATGATGCAAACCGATGTGTTCGGCTGGCACGGATATGCGGAGCTATGTATTGATGGTCAGTGGTTCAAGGTGACCCCGGCGTTCAATCTGAGCCTGTGCGAAAAGGCGGGGGTGCGTCCGTTGGAGTTTGATGGCCTCGCGGATGCGATTTTCCACGAGTTCGATTGGGAAGGTCGCCGCCATATGGAATATTTGAAAGATCACGGCACCTTTGCGGAATTCCCCTACGAGGCGATGCTGAAGGGCATGGCGGACGTTTATCCCGAGCTGATGGGCCCGATGGCGAGCAAGCTGCTGGCGGAATTCGGCGGCGAAGATTTTGAGCAGGCTATCGCACAAGAGGCGCAGCACCCGGCGGGCCGCTGA
- the pqqE gene encoding pyrroloquinoline quinone biosynthesis protein PqqE, with protein MAGSMKMADSNPPLWLLAELSYACPLQCPYCSNPVNFSRTKAELTTAQWIDVFQQARALGAAQLGLSGGEPATRRDLETLVEHARELGFYTNLITSGVGLDRERIAALKSAGLDHIQVSFQAATRELNDHLAGTRAFEHKLDIARAVKSVGYPMVLCFVLNRHNLHQIPDMLRLAQSLDADYVELATTQYYGWALINRSALLPTRTQLEQAEKDVEVFRADYQGAMKIYYVVPDYYEKRPKACMNGWGKLALNITPDGTALPCHAAQVIPGLEFPNVKDHALRTIWYESAAFNQYRGDAWMKTPCRTCPEKSKDLGGCRCQAYLLTGDAANADPVCDKSPHHGLIQNITAEAASEPNAPLVFRTPKNSKKLSER; from the coding sequence ATGGCTGGATCCATGAAGATGGCTGACTCAAATCCGCCGCTGTGGCTGTTGGCCGAGCTGAGCTACGCCTGCCCGCTGCAATGCCCTTACTGCAGCAACCCGGTCAATTTCTCTCGGACCAAAGCGGAACTCACCACGGCGCAATGGATTGACGTGTTCCAGCAGGCACGGGCGTTGGGTGCCGCGCAACTGGGATTATCCGGCGGCGAACCAGCCACCCGGCGCGACTTGGAAACCCTGGTTGAACACGCGCGGGAACTGGGTTTTTACACCAACCTCATCACCTCTGGAGTCGGCCTCGACCGTGAGCGCATCGCAGCGCTCAAATCCGCGGGGCTGGATCACATCCAAGTCAGCTTCCAGGCAGCAACACGGGAGCTCAACGATCACCTGGCGGGAACGCGCGCATTCGAGCACAAGCTGGATATCGCCCGGGCGGTTAAATCCGTCGGTTACCCCATGGTCTTATGCTTTGTGTTGAACCGCCACAATCTGCACCAGATCCCCGACATGCTGCGCCTGGCGCAGAGTCTGGACGCCGATTATGTGGAGCTGGCAACCACGCAATACTACGGTTGGGCGCTTATAAACCGGTCCGCGCTGTTACCCACGCGGACCCAACTGGAACAAGCGGAGAAAGACGTTGAGGTGTTTCGGGCCGACTACCAGGGCGCGATGAAAATTTATTATGTCGTGCCCGATTATTACGAAAAGCGGCCAAAGGCTTGTATGAATGGTTGGGGAAAGCTGGCTTTGAATATCACCCCCGATGGCACCGCACTCCCCTGCCACGCGGCGCAAGTGATTCCGGGTTTGGAATTTCCCAACGTCAAGGACCATGCTCTGCGCACCATCTGGTACGAGTCCGCCGCCTTCAATCAGTATCGCGGCGACGCGTGGATGAAAACTCCCTGCCGCACCTGCCCGGAAAAATCCAAAGATCTCGGCGGCTGTCGCTGCCAAGCGTATCTGTTGACCGGTGATGCCGCCAACGCCGATCCGGTTTGCGATAAATCACCCCATCACGGGCTCATTCAAAACATCACGGCCGAGGCGGCGTCCGAACCAAACGCACCGTTGGTTTTCCGCACCCCGAAAAACTCTAAAAAGCTCAGCGAACGCTAA
- the pqqD gene encoding pyrroloquinoline quinone biosynthesis peptide chaperone PqqD, which yields MPASPDHRIGLRPGYRLQWEPAQDSHVLLYPEGMVRLNPSAAEILKRCDGSLTEAEIISNLQHAFPDVDLQADVIEFLSTAKANGWIHEDG from the coding sequence ATGCCCGCAAGCCCTGACCATCGAATCGGCCTTCGGCCCGGCTACCGCTTACAGTGGGAACCGGCGCAGGACAGCCATGTATTGCTTTATCCCGAAGGCATGGTGCGCTTGAACCCGAGCGCAGCCGAAATTCTCAAACGTTGCGACGGCAGCCTGACCGAAGCGGAAATCATCTCGAATTTGCAACACGCCTTTCCGGATGTCGACCTGCAGGCCGACGTGATTGAATTTCTGAGTACCGCGAAGGCCAATGGCTGGATCCATGAAGATGGCTGA
- the pqqC gene encoding pyrroloquinoline-quinone synthase PqqC produces MTLASETQPWTREEFEAHLRALERRYHIYHPFQSQMATGQLNREQIQGWVANRFYYQINIPLKDAALLAKCPDREIRREWIQRILDHDGRTGDEGGIEAWIRLGEAVGLSREELESQTHVLPGVRFAVDAYVNFVRRARWQEGICSSLTELFAPKIHQERLNTWPEHYPWIDQEGLQYFRNRLKEARRDVDHGLTFTLEYFHTREHQERALQILQFKLDVLWTMLDAMYMAYCLNMPPYFNVDD; encoded by the coding sequence ATGACACTGGCCAGCGAAACCCAACCCTGGACGCGGGAAGAATTCGAAGCACACTTGCGCGCGCTGGAGCGGCGTTATCACATCTACCATCCGTTTCAAAGCCAAATGGCCACGGGCCAGCTCAACCGGGAGCAGATACAAGGCTGGGTCGCCAACCGCTTTTACTATCAGATCAATATCCCGCTGAAAGATGCCGCATTGCTAGCGAAATGCCCCGATCGCGAGATTCGGCGGGAATGGATTCAACGCATACTCGATCATGACGGACGCACAGGCGATGAAGGCGGCATTGAGGCCTGGATCCGCCTGGGCGAAGCGGTTGGCTTGAGCAGGGAAGAACTGGAATCCCAAACGCACGTGTTGCCGGGCGTTCGCTTTGCCGTCGATGCCTATGTGAATTTCGTCCGCCGAGCCCGTTGGCAGGAAGGCATCTGCTCTTCACTGACCGAACTGTTCGCGCCGAAGATCCACCAGGAGCGGCTGAATACCTGGCCCGAACACTACCCGTGGATCGATCAGGAAGGTCTGCAGTACTTCCGCAACCGCCTAAAGGAAGCGCGTCGCGACGTGGACCATGGTCTGACCTTTACGTTGGAGTACTTCCACACCCGCGAACACCAGGAACGGGCCCTACAGATTTTGCAGTTCAAGCTGGATGTCCTTTGGACCATGCTAGATGCCATGTACATGGCCTACTGCTTGAATATGCCGCCCTACTTCAATGTGGACGACTAG
- the pqqB gene encoding pyrroloquinoline quinone biosynthesis protein PqqB, with translation MRIHVLGSGAGGGFPQWNCNCDNCAGYRRGEIQASPRTQSSIAVSGDGIQWVLINASPDIRQQIIATPELQPARAKRDSGIVAVVLMDSQIDHTAGLLTLRESSQPLALYCTDQVYQDLTSGFPVLSMLNHYCGVNWQRIDLEQPQFEIPQVAGLRFVPVPLSSKAPPYSPHREDAHWGDNIGVKIEDKKTGQSAFYAPGLGNFEPHLLPYMENADLLLVDGTTWTDDEMQRRGVGMKRASEMGHLAQSGPNGMIELLRPLKKPRKVLIHINNTNPILDENSNERAELAREGIEVAYDGMDFTL, from the coding sequence ATGCGAATTCACGTCCTTGGATCAGGGGCAGGCGGCGGTTTCCCACAATGGAACTGCAATTGCGACAACTGCGCCGGATATCGGCGTGGGGAAATCCAGGCATCGCCCCGCACCCAATCCTCCATTGCCGTCAGCGGCGATGGAATCCAGTGGGTTCTGATCAACGCCTCACCCGACATCCGCCAGCAGATCATCGCCACTCCGGAACTGCAACCGGCCCGCGCCAAACGGGATTCCGGCATCGTGGCGGTTGTGCTCATGGACAGCCAGATCGACCATACCGCCGGCCTTCTGACGCTCCGGGAATCAAGTCAGCCGCTAGCGCTGTATTGCACCGATCAGGTCTATCAGGATCTTACCAGCGGCTTTCCGGTCTTGAGCATGCTCAACCACTACTGCGGCGTCAACTGGCAACGGATCGACCTGGAGCAACCGCAATTCGAGATTCCTCAGGTGGCCGGTTTACGTTTCGTACCCGTGCCCTTGTCCAGCAAAGCCCCCCCTTATTCACCGCACCGGGAAGATGCCCACTGGGGGGACAACATCGGCGTGAAAATCGAGGACAAAAAAACGGGACAATCTGCGTTCTACGCACCTGGGCTCGGGAACTTCGAGCCGCATCTTTTACCCTATATGGAAAACGCCGACCTACTCTTGGTCGACGGCACCACCTGGACGGACGATGAAATGCAACGTCGCGGCGTGGGAATGAAACGGGCATCGGAGATGGGTCACCTCGCACAGAGCGGACCGAACGGCATGATTGAATTGCTCCGACCCTTGAAAAAGCCGCGTAAGGTATTGATACACATCAATAACACCAATCCAATATTAGACGAGAATTCCAACGAGCGCGCCGAACTGGCACGCGAAGGCATTGAAGTCGCCTACGACGGCATGGATTTCACACTGTAA
- the pqqA gene encoding pyrroloquinoline quinone precursor peptide PqqA, which yields MNWTKPAYQDIRLGFEVTMYIFNR from the coding sequence ATGAACTGGACCAAACCCGCCTATCAGGACATACGACTGGGTTTCGAAGTCACCATGTACATCTTCAACCGCTAA
- the argB gene encoding acetylglutamate kinase, producing the protein MALNSEAAMNVARVLTEALPYIRRFAGRTVVIKYGGNAMVDERLKSGFARDIVLMKLVGIDPVVVHGGGPQIGRLLERIGKESRFVEGMRVTDSETMDVVEMVLGGLVNKEIVTLINNHGGRAVGLSGKDGNLIRARKLTLDVGGGDALSDIGYVGAVESVNPEIVQMLDQGDFIPVIAPIGVGEDGCSYNINADLVAGKIAQVMQAEKLMLLTNTPGVLDKQGGLLTGLSAQQVDDLIQDGTISGGMLPKIRCALEAVQSGVRAAHIVDGRVEHAVLLELFTDEGVGTLIRGL; encoded by the coding sequence ATGGCCTTGAATTCCGAAGCCGCAATGAATGTTGCCCGGGTTTTGACCGAGGCGCTTCCGTACATCAGGCGGTTCGCCGGTCGCACGGTGGTCATCAAATACGGCGGCAACGCCATGGTGGATGAGCGACTCAAAAGTGGATTTGCTCGCGATATCGTGTTGATGAAGCTGGTGGGTATCGACCCGGTGGTGGTGCATGGGGGCGGCCCGCAGATCGGTCGCTTGTTGGAGCGCATCGGCAAGGAATCCCGATTCGTCGAAGGAATGCGCGTGACCGACAGCGAGACCATGGACGTGGTGGAAATGGTGCTCGGTGGTTTGGTGAACAAGGAAATTGTCACGCTGATCAACAACCACGGCGGTCGAGCGGTGGGATTGAGCGGTAAAGATGGCAATCTGATCCGCGCGCGTAAGTTGACCCTGGATGTCGGTGGAGGCGATGCGCTCTCGGATATCGGTTATGTCGGCGCGGTTGAGAGCGTCAACCCTGAAATCGTGCAAATGCTCGATCAGGGTGATTTTATTCCCGTGATAGCGCCCATTGGCGTGGGCGAAGATGGCTGCTCCTACAACATCAATGCCGATCTGGTGGCCGGCAAGATCGCTCAGGTGATGCAGGCCGAGAAGCTGATGCTGCTGACCAATACACCTGGGGTGCTGGACAAGCAAGGGGGACTGCTTACGGGTCTTTCTGCGCAACAGGTCGATGATTTGATTCAGGATGGCACCATATCCGGGGGCATGCTTCCCAAGATCCGCTGTGCCTTGGAGGCGGTCCAGAGTGGGGTGCGGGCCGCCCACATTGTGGACGGCCGGGTCGAGCACGCCGTTTTACTGGAGTTGTTTACCGACGAGGGGGTTGGAACGCTGATTCGCGGTCTTTGA